The Bradyrhizobium sp. WBAH42 genome includes a window with the following:
- a CDS encoding cytochrome c has protein sequence MRASAISLLLAAPHSSVLAQQTLPQSQEAQMPTLAPRPNFGGSVGNGRPSVFMQVPVSHLHPGAQPDPPQIKNPMQGDPNAEQRGMTYYVNFNCVGCHAPNGGGGMGPALSNNIFTYGSQPENIFLSIYQGRPNGMPAWGALLPDNVIWDLVTYIGRISNEPNRQWGRTFAANPLSPEVEQVPTEQVSTSDPWSATKKFNFGQKP, from the coding sequence ATGCGCGCAAGCGCCATATCACTGCTGCTGGCGGCACCGCATAGCTCTGTACTGGCCCAGCAAACTCTGCCGCAATCGCAGGAGGCACAAATGCCCACGCTGGCGCCCCGGCCGAACTTCGGCGGCAGCGTCGGCAACGGCCGGCCCAGTGTATTCATGCAGGTTCCGGTCAGTCATCTCCACCCCGGCGCGCAGCCTGATCCGCCCCAGATCAAGAACCCCATGCAGGGCGATCCCAATGCGGAGCAACGCGGGATGACCTACTATGTCAACTTCAACTGCGTCGGTTGCCACGCGCCTAACGGGGGCGGCGGCATGGGGCCGGCGCTGAGCAACAACATCTTTACCTACGGATCGCAGCCCGAAAACATCTTTCTCTCGATCTACCAGGGACGGCCGAACGGAATGCCGGCCTGGGGCGCGCTGCTGCCTGACAATGTGATTTGGGATCTGGTCACCTATATCGGCAGGATCAGCAACGAGCCGAACCGCCAATGGGGCCGCACCTTCGCGGCCAATCCGCTTTCGCCCGAAGTCGAACAGGTGCCGACCGAGCAAGTCTCGACATCCGATCCCTGGTCGGCGACTAAGAAATTCAATTTCGGCCAGAAGCCGTGA
- a CDS encoding cytochrome c oxidase subunit 3: MRQTIVRNVSELPTYGFGPRSGPWWGAMGFMALEGMGFAVAIGAYLYLYAVNSSWPIGAPPPDLWPGTTATVLYLLSIIPNEYTNRVAHRQDLAKTRICLIGMALIGIALLVLRGFEFAHLNTRWDNSAYGSIVWLVLGLHSVHLATDVGDTVVLAVLMFTRHAKPRRFSDVTDNVFYWNFVVLAWLPLYVLLDWMPRL, translated from the coding sequence GTGAGACAGACAATCGTGCGCAACGTCTCGGAGCTGCCGACCTACGGCTTCGGTCCGCGCAGCGGCCCCTGGTGGGGCGCCATGGGCTTTATGGCGCTCGAAGGCATGGGCTTCGCCGTCGCCATCGGCGCCTATCTCTACCTCTACGCAGTCAACTCGAGCTGGCCGATCGGCGCTCCGCCGCCGGATCTCTGGCCCGGTACGACCGCGACCGTGCTCTATCTGCTCAGCATTATCCCGAATGAATACACCAATCGCGTCGCGCACCGGCAGGATCTCGCAAAGACCCGCATCTGCCTGATCGGGATGGCTTTGATCGGTATCGCGCTTCTGGTGCTGCGCGGCTTCGAGTTCGCGCATCTCAACACCCGTTGGGACAATTCCGCCTATGGCTCCATCGTCTGGCTAGTTCTCGGATTGCATTCGGTTCATCTCGCCACCGACGTCGGCGACACCGTCGTCTTGGCCGTGCTGATGTTCACCCGCCACGCCAAGCCGCGCCGATTCAGCGACGTGACCGACAACGTGTTCTACTGGAACTTCGTCGTGCTCGCCTGGCTGCCGCTCTATGTCCTGCTCGATTGGATGCCGCGCCTATGA
- a CDS encoding Crp/Fnr family transcriptional regulator: protein MALQTGPENRLLAALPPADLNLLEPHVQKIAFESDAVLVRTGDELKQVYFPLSGIVAFLVEMSDGHIVASTLMGSEGAIGALSILSPSHSPVTATAYVAGAALQIPVPRLQQAYEQSGAIKRVLRLHLRTQLLQLQNVAACNAVHPVECRMARWLLEIHDRVANGEIRLTQEALAQLLGVRRTTVSLTMRKLRAIGCIISERRGALEVHRAQLESVACECYDVMRQRIKRMDEEELGSPNASHLHYSPFR from the coding sequence ATGGCGCTCCAGACCGGGCCCGAGAATCGGCTTTTGGCGGCATTGCCGCCAGCGGATCTCAACCTGCTTGAGCCTCACGTTCAGAAGATAGCGTTCGAGTCTGACGCTGTACTGGTGCGAACCGGAGATGAGCTCAAACAAGTCTATTTTCCCCTTAGCGGGATCGTGGCGTTCCTGGTTGAGATGTCGGACGGACACATTGTCGCTTCCACTCTCATGGGCTCGGAAGGAGCGATCGGCGCTCTCTCCATTCTAAGTCCTTCCCACTCGCCAGTCACAGCAACGGCCTATGTGGCGGGAGCTGCGCTCCAGATTCCTGTTCCACGATTGCAACAAGCCTATGAGCAGAGCGGTGCCATCAAGCGTGTTCTGCGCCTCCATCTCCGCACCCAATTGCTGCAGCTTCAGAACGTGGCTGCCTGCAACGCGGTGCACCCGGTGGAATGTCGCATGGCCCGATGGTTGCTTGAGATTCACGACCGTGTTGCCAACGGCGAGATCAGATTGACCCAAGAGGCGCTCGCACAACTTCTTGGGGTGCGGCGAACGACCGTGTCTCTAACGATGCGCAAACTTCGGGCAATCGGATGCATCATCTCGGAGCGGCGAGGCGCGTTGGAGGTCCACCGAGCGCAACTCGAAAGCGTCGCTTGCGAGTGTTATGACGTGATGCGCCAGCGGATCAAACGAATGGACGAGGAGGAGCTGGGCTCGCCGAATGCTTCGCATCTCCACTATTCCCCGTTCCGATGA
- a CDS encoding GcrA family cell cycle regulator, whose product MSNNRLEVRPWSPEEEAHLRALIENGMTATEIGRQLGRTRLAVYGRLQRFRKQEGRVSRTSGRVFPQWAG is encoded by the coding sequence ATGTCCAACAATAGATTGGAAGTACGTCCGTGGTCGCCCGAGGAAGAGGCGCATCTCCGTGCGCTGATCGAAAACGGTATGACTGCAACCGAGATCGGCCGGCAGTTAGGCCGCACTCGTTTGGCGGTCTACGGTCGATTGCAACGCTTCCGTAAACAGGAAGGTCGCGTAAGCCGCACCAGCGGACGCGTTTTCCCGCAATGGGCCGGTTAG
- a CDS encoding DUF1254 domain-containing protein, with protein MSFTRRNVMLAGISLLAGTSMSESSRAELGELLGIGEGLEEFALATDAYIYGYPLVTMEMTRRVITNVAAPAGTRAPMGHIIKLRQYPDASFRDVTAPNADTLYTSAFFDVGKEPWVLSLPDMKGRYALFPMLDGWTTVFQVPGKRTTGTAAQTYAITGPGWKGTLPAGVKEYKSPTRIVWLLGRIYCTGTPEDYAEVHKLQDEVKLVPLSSYGKPYTPPPGTVDPSQDMKTAVREQVNRMDAIAYFTLLCKLMKDNPPAAADAPQIAKFARIGIVPGQDFDPSKLKADFVKRVPEIGFDRIMLQFKINKDMKDENGWGYTTKTGIYGTDYLMRALVTAIGLGANRPQDAVYPTSLKDAEGRKYNGANKYVIRFPKGQLPPAQGFWSLTMYDADYFFVKNPINRYSISARQNLKSNPDGSTDLYIQKDSPGQDKESNWLPAPAGDFVLMMRLYWPSEKKPSILDGSWKIPPVKKAVSV; from the coding sequence ATGAGCTTCACGCGTCGCAACGTAATGCTTGCCGGCATCAGCCTGCTCGCGGGCACCTCTATGAGCGAATCGAGCCGCGCCGAGCTTGGTGAACTCCTCGGCATCGGTGAGGGACTTGAGGAGTTCGCGCTCGCGACCGATGCCTACATCTACGGCTATCCACTCGTGACGATGGAAATGACTCGCAGGGTCATCACCAATGTCGCCGCACCGGCAGGGACAAGGGCGCCGATGGGCCACATTATCAAGCTACGCCAGTACCCTGATGCATCATTCCGGGATGTGACCGCGCCAAATGCTGACACGCTCTACACCAGCGCCTTCTTCGATGTTGGAAAGGAGCCGTGGGTCCTTAGCCTCCCGGACATGAAAGGGCGCTATGCTCTCTTTCCGATGCTGGACGGCTGGACCACGGTCTTCCAGGTCCCCGGCAAGCGAACCACCGGCACGGCCGCTCAGACCTACGCCATCACCGGACCGGGCTGGAAGGGTACGCTCCCGGCGGGTGTCAAGGAGTACAAGTCGCCCACCAGGATCGTCTGGCTCCTCGGCCGCATCTATTGCACCGGCACGCCGGAGGACTACGCCGAAGTGCACAAGCTACAGGACGAGGTCAAACTGGTGCCGTTGAGTTCGTACGGAAAGCCCTACACTCCCCCGCCTGGCACGGTCGATCCATCCCAAGATATGAAAACGGCGGTGCGCGAACAGGTGAACCGCATGGACGCGATTGCCTATTTCACGCTGCTTTGCAAGCTGATGAAGGACAACCCGCCAGCGGCAGCCGATGCGCCACAGATTGCCAAGTTCGCCAGGATCGGCATCGTGCCGGGGCAGGATTTCGATCCCAGCAAGCTGAAGGCGGATTTCGTCAAACGCGTGCCGGAAATCGGGTTTGACCGGATCATGCTCCAGTTCAAGATCAACAAAGATATGAAGGACGAGAACGGCTGGGGATATACAACCAAGACCGGCATCTACGGCACGGACTATCTTATGCGAGCGCTGGTTACTGCAATCGGGCTGGGCGCGAACCGGCCGCAGGATGCAGTTTATCCGACATCACTGAAGGACGCGGAAGGCCGCAAATACAATGGCGCGAACAAGTACGTCATTCGCTTTCCCAAGGGGCAGTTGCCGCCGGCTCAGGGTTTTTGGTCGCTGACGATGTACGACGCCGATTACTTCTTCGTCAAAAACCCCATCAATCGCTATTCGATTAGCGCGCGCCAGAACCTGAAATCCAATCCTGACGGATCGACCGACCTGTACATTCAGAAGGATTCGCCGGGCCAAGACAAAGAGTCGAACTGGCTTCCGGCACCCGCAGGCGACTTTGTCTTGATGATGAGGCTGTACTGGCCGAGCGAGAAGAAGCCCTCGATACTGGACGGATCCTGGAAGATTCCGCCCGTGAAGAAGGCAGTGTCAGTCTGA
- a CDS encoding substrate-binding domain-containing protein: MRLRNSAITLAVLVALTPAPGAASDGELRVCADPNNLPFSNSAGAGFENRLAVMVAQHLGRNVAYTWWAQRRGFIRNTLKAGQCDVVMGVPEGYGMAETTKPYYRSTYVFVTRQDRQLDLSSLLDPRLHDLAIGVHLIGDDGNNPPPAQALGQQGIVDNVRGYSIYGDYREANPPARLIEAVENGEIDVAAVWGPLGGYFAQGSPVPLTVTPIQDYEGFAPQQFQFAIAIGVRKGDHALRDRLNAFIDAHRSEIAALLRSYSVPLVEQPLTASGGHE; the protein is encoded by the coding sequence ATGCGCCTGCGAAATAGCGCGATCACCCTCGCCGTCCTGGTTGCTCTCACGCCCGCGCCGGGGGCCGCATCGGACGGCGAGCTTCGGGTCTGTGCCGATCCGAACAATCTGCCGTTCTCGAACAGTGCCGGGGCGGGATTCGAGAACAGGCTCGCCGTCATGGTCGCCCAGCATCTCGGCCGGAACGTCGCCTACACCTGGTGGGCGCAGCGTCGCGGATTCATCCGCAACACGCTGAAAGCGGGCCAATGCGACGTGGTGATGGGCGTGCCTGAAGGGTATGGCATGGCGGAGACCACGAAGCCCTATTACCGCTCGACCTACGTCTTCGTCACCCGGCAAGACCGGCAGCTCGACCTCTCCTCGCTGCTCGACCCGCGGTTGCATGACCTGGCAATCGGCGTGCACTTGATCGGCGACGACGGCAACAATCCGCCGCCGGCACAGGCGCTCGGCCAACAGGGTATCGTCGACAACGTCCGGGGCTATTCGATTTACGGTGATTACCGGGAGGCCAATCCGCCGGCGCGCCTGATCGAGGCGGTCGAGAACGGCGAGATCGACGTTGCCGCCGTTTGGGGTCCACTGGGCGGCTATTTCGCGCAAGGCTCGCCCGTGCCGCTCACGGTGACGCCGATCCAGGACTACGAGGGCTTCGCCCCCCAGCAATTTCAGTTCGCCATCGCAATAGGCGTGCGCAAGGGCGATCACGCTTTGCGCGACCGGCTGAACGCGTTCATCGACGCGCACCGATCCGAGATTGCCGCGCTGCTGCGGAGCTACAGCGTGCCTCTGGTCGAACAGCCGCTCACTGCATCCGGAGGACACGAGTGA
- a CDS encoding cytochrome c family protein — protein sequence MGDNPASRLIMASLLGLAMIGNAGAAGPDNFNGDARRGADLVKNYRCGTCHDIPGVAGANGNVGPPLHRIGTRTYIAGYIQNSPDNMAAWIEDPQKALPGNAMPRMGIPQKDARDIAAFLYTLK from the coding sequence ATGGGCGACAATCCTGCCTCACGATTGATCATGGCGTCACTGCTGGGGCTGGCAATGATTGGCAACGCGGGGGCTGCAGGCCCAGACAATTTCAACGGCGACGCACGTCGCGGCGCCGATCTCGTCAAGAACTACCGTTGCGGCACCTGCCACGACATTCCCGGCGTTGCGGGCGCTAATGGTAATGTCGGCCCACCGCTGCATCGGATCGGCACACGCACCTACATCGCCGGCTACATCCAGAACTCGCCGGACAACATGGCCGCCTGGATCGAAGATCCGCAGAAGGCGCTGCCGGGCAACGCCATGCCCCGAATGGGAATCCCGCAGAAGGACGCGCGCGACATCGCGGCTTTTCTGTATACGCTGAAATAA
- a CDS encoding DNA modification methylase: MTAPSTPNEVFTQVGPVEHVAIEAIKPPKRLLRKHTDRDKKQYAKCIEALGLITPVIIDPAGVIVAGLIWYLGALQLGLRDLPVIRVTHLTPAQLELYRIAEQRLGELAPWDDRAVAETLKELSQLDLGFSLEVTGFSQGEIDFRIENLESLQLEPAPDPADVVPAIVSAPVSALNDLWQAGPHRILCQSALQSDSFSTLMAGARARAVITDPPFNVPIQGHVSGKGRIRHREFAMASGEMSNEEFTAFLSGYLRRSTEHLSLGALLYIFMDWRHSAQILAAGQAIGLELKNICAWVKSNAGMGSLYRSQHELVFVFKHGKVSHRNNVELGRHGRFRTNVWQYPGCNSFERSGEEGNLLAVHPTVKPVQLLADAILDCTERNDIVLDNFLGSGSTLLAAERVGRRLYATELEPRYVDVAIRRWQRHTGQSAVHVPTGRLFDEIAADKQRECGQ, encoded by the coding sequence ATGACCGCACCCTCGACACCCAACGAGGTCTTCACGCAAGTGGGACCGGTCGAGCATGTTGCAATCGAAGCAATCAAGCCGCCCAAGCGATTGCTCCGCAAGCACACCGATCGCGACAAGAAACAATATGCGAAATGCATCGAGGCCTTAGGCTTGATCACCCCTGTTATCATCGATCCCGCGGGCGTGATCGTGGCCGGTTTGATCTGGTACCTTGGCGCGCTGCAGCTTGGCTTGCGCGACCTCCCGGTCATCCGGGTCACGCATCTCACGCCCGCACAACTCGAACTCTATCGGATTGCGGAGCAGCGGCTCGGCGAGCTAGCGCCCTGGGACGATCGCGCGGTCGCAGAAACCCTCAAGGAGCTCTCTCAGCTTGACCTCGGGTTTAGTCTCGAGGTCACCGGCTTCTCCCAGGGAGAGATCGATTTTCGCATCGAGAACCTCGAGTCTTTGCAGCTCGAGCCGGCTCCGGACCCGGCCGACGTCGTTCCTGCGATTGTCTCGGCGCCGGTTTCGGCTCTCAACGATCTCTGGCAAGCCGGACCACATCGGATATTGTGCCAAAGCGCGCTGCAGTCCGATTCATTCTCCACCCTCATGGCCGGCGCGCGCGCCCGCGCCGTGATCACCGATCCGCCGTTCAATGTCCCCATTCAAGGGCACGTCTCCGGCAAAGGACGCATTCGCCACCGCGAGTTTGCGATGGCGTCCGGCGAAATGTCCAACGAGGAGTTTACCGCTTTCCTAAGCGGCTATCTTCGCCGCTCGACCGAGCACCTCTCCCTGGGAGCCCTCCTCTACATTTTCATGGACTGGCGTCACTCCGCTCAGATTCTTGCCGCCGGCCAGGCCATTGGCCTCGAGCTCAAGAACATATGCGCGTGGGTCAAATCGAACGCTGGCATGGGATCCCTCTATCGCAGCCAGCACGAATTGGTCTTTGTGTTTAAGCACGGCAAAGTGTCCCATCGCAACAACGTCGAGCTCGGTCGACATGGCCGCTTCAGAACCAACGTCTGGCAATATCCCGGATGCAATAGCTTCGAACGGAGCGGCGAAGAAGGCAACCTGCTAGCCGTACACCCCACTGTGAAGCCGGTTCAGCTGCTCGCCGATGCGATCCTCGACTGCACGGAACGCAATGACATTGTTTTGGATAACTTCTTGGGCAGCGGCTCGACCTTGCTGGCTGCCGAGAGGGTGGGCCGCCGCCTCTACGCGACGGAGCTCGAGCCGCGTTACGTTGACGTCGCGATAAGGCGCTGGCAACGCCACACCGGCCAAAGCGCTGTCCATGTCCCAACCGGGCGCCTGTTCGACGAAATCGCCGCAGACAAGCAACGGGAGTGCGGGCAATGA
- a CDS encoding methanol/ethanol family PQQ-dependent dehydrogenase has translation MLVCVSARLLSALCAAVALLSSAAAQSDLASRMRDPGQWPMAARDYANTRYSELDQINTTNASRLQLAWTFSLGADRGQEAAPLVVDGTMYVVGPYAGPYPNRVFALDATTGELKWSYAPKPEPAAAGVACCDVVNRGLAFDNGKVFLNTLDNHTVAIDAKTGKELWHTKLGEINKGETITMAPLVVKSKILVGNSGGELGVRGWITALDENTGAIAWRAYSTGPDKDVLIGDDFKPFYDNLRGADLGVKSWPADRWQVGGGTVWGWISYDPDLNLIYYGTANPSPWNANQRSGDNLWSASIFARDPDTGRAKWAYQFSPHDLFDHDEINENVLVDLELNGQLRKVLIHPGRNGYMYVMDRATGEVISADAYVFVNAYNGVDLKTGKIVPNEEKTPLVGKTVENICPAAPGAKDWQPSAWSPRTKLLYVPHQHLCMNFKASQVGYIAGTPYVGADVDMYAGPGGHRGEFMAWDPIARKKVWEIKENLPVWSGALVTAGDVAFYGTMDRLFKAVDAKDGRVLWQFRAGSGFIGQPVSYRGSDGQQYIAILSGVGGWPGVVANAEVDQRVRNAALGFTGATQDLPFYTAGGSELLVFKLGGASGEDPSHAPAK, from the coding sequence ATGTTGGTGTGTGTTTCCGCGCGGTTGTTGAGCGCGCTTTGCGCGGCCGTCGCGTTGCTGTCGTCTGCTGCGGCTCAGAGTGATCTGGCGAGCCGCATGAGGGACCCCGGTCAATGGCCGATGGCGGCCCGCGACTATGCCAACACCCGATACAGCGAGCTCGACCAGATCAACACGACCAATGCGTCGCGTCTGCAGCTGGCATGGACCTTTTCGCTTGGCGCCGACCGCGGCCAGGAGGCGGCGCCGCTCGTGGTCGACGGCACGATGTATGTGGTCGGTCCGTATGCGGGCCCCTATCCCAACCGCGTTTTTGCGCTGGATGCGACGACGGGCGAGCTGAAATGGTCCTACGCACCGAAGCCGGAGCCCGCGGCGGCGGGCGTCGCCTGCTGCGATGTCGTCAATCGAGGGCTCGCCTTCGACAACGGAAAGGTCTTCCTCAATACGCTCGATAACCACACCGTCGCGATCGACGCCAAGACTGGTAAGGAGCTTTGGCACACCAAGCTCGGCGAGATCAACAAGGGCGAGACGATCACGATGGCGCCCCTCGTGGTGAAGAGCAAGATCCTCGTCGGCAACAGCGGCGGCGAACTGGGCGTGCGCGGCTGGATCACGGCCCTCGATGAGAACACCGGCGCCATCGCCTGGCGCGCCTATTCGACCGGTCCCGACAAGGATGTGCTGATCGGGGACGACTTCAAGCCATTCTATGACAATCTGAGGGGTGCCGATCTCGGCGTGAAGAGCTGGCCTGCGGATCGCTGGCAGGTTGGTGGCGGCACGGTCTGGGGATGGATTTCCTACGACCCCGATCTGAACCTGATCTATTACGGCACCGCCAATCCGAGTCCCTGGAATGCCAACCAACGCAGCGGCGACAATCTCTGGAGCGCGTCGATTTTCGCCCGCGACCCCGACACAGGTCGTGCGAAATGGGCCTATCAATTCAGTCCGCACGATCTGTTCGACCATGACGAGATCAACGAGAACGTGCTGGTCGATCTCGAGCTCAACGGCCAGCTACGCAAGGTGCTGATCCATCCCGGACGCAACGGCTATATGTACGTCATGGATCGCGCCACCGGCGAAGTCATCTCGGCTGACGCTTATGTGTTCGTCAACGCCTATAACGGAGTCGATCTCAAGACCGGCAAGATCGTCCCAAATGAGGAGAAGACGCCGCTCGTCGGCAAGACCGTCGAGAACATCTGCCCTGCAGCGCCCGGTGCGAAAGATTGGCAGCCAAGCGCGTGGTCGCCGCGCACGAAATTGCTCTATGTGCCGCATCAGCATCTCTGCATGAACTTCAAGGCCTCGCAGGTCGGCTACATCGCAGGCACGCCCTATGTCGGCGCAGATGTCGACATGTATGCCGGGCCCGGTGGCCACCGTGGCGAGTTCATGGCGTGGGACCCGATCGCGCGCAAGAAGGTCTGGGAGATCAAGGAAAACCTGCCGGTCTGGAGCGGCGCGCTGGTGACCGCCGGCGACGTCGCGTTCTATGGCACCATGGACCGCCTGTTCAAGGCGGTGGATGCCAAGGACGGACGCGTGCTCTGGCAATTCCGCGCCGGCTCCGGCTTCATCGGCCAGCCTGTTTCCTATCGCGGCTCCGATGGACAGCAATATATCGCGATCCTGTCGGGCGTCGGTGGCTGGCCCGGCGTGGTGGCCAATGCCGAGGTCGATCAGCGTGTGCGCAACGCCGCACTCGGCTTCACCGGCGCGACGCAGGATCTGCCCTTCTATACTGCCGGCGGAAGCGAGTTGCTGGTGTTCAAGCTCGGCGGCGCAAGCGGCGAGGATCCAAGCCATGCGCCTGCGAAATAG
- a CDS encoding heme-binding protein, with amino-acid sequence MKAQDQPRPAMSCPVDHDQLADILKKSVKSGGGPSNGGLDNNEWAAVVNRQGIVCAVTYSGSKVDDQWPGSRAIAAEKANTANAFSLKDKAMATANLYAGAQPGGFLFGAVLSNPPSPEVLYAGNPDEFGTTHDPMVGKPVGGVIVFGGGLALYDGNGIAGALGVSGDSSCADHNVAWRVRHLLGLDHVPAGVSPNMRDAIIYDIGPDGKSASGFGHPKCNGKEDQIAVDLGAGVSGNVVR; translated from the coding sequence ATGAAAGCGCAGGACCAGCCCAGGCCTGCAATGTCGTGTCCGGTCGACCATGATCAGCTCGCGGATATCCTCAAGAAGAGCGTCAAGTCGGGCGGCGGCCCGAGCAATGGCGGTCTGGACAACAACGAGTGGGCTGCGGTCGTCAATCGGCAGGGCATTGTCTGCGCCGTCACCTACAGCGGCAGCAAGGTTGATGATCAATGGCCGGGCAGCCGGGCGATCGCAGCGGAGAAGGCCAACACGGCGAATGCGTTCAGCCTCAAGGACAAAGCGATGGCGACAGCCAATCTGTACGCTGGGGCGCAGCCGGGCGGATTCCTGTTCGGTGCTGTTCTGAGCAACCCGCCGTCTCCGGAGGTCCTGTACGCCGGCAACCCGGACGAGTTTGGGACGACGCATGATCCGATGGTGGGCAAGCCCGTTGGGGGCGTCATCGTCTTCGGCGGCGGCTTGGCGCTCTATGACGGCAACGGCATCGCCGGTGCGCTCGGCGTCAGCGGAGACAGCTCTTGCGCCGATCACAACGTCGCCTGGCGCGTGCGCCACCTGCTCGGGCTCGACCACGTGCCCGCCGGCGTCAGTCCGAACATGAGGGACGCAATCATCTACGACATTGGGCCGGATGGCAAAAGCGCCTCAGGCTTCGGTCACCCCAAGTGCAATGGCAAGGAGGACCAGATCGCGGTCGATCTCGGCGCAGGCGTCTCCGGAAACGTGGTGAGATAG
- a CDS encoding cytochrome c oxidase assembly protein, with the protein MPALRLAALLLVLLAQPAAAHGLSDVDAGSLWSYDPWLMAPLYAVGIGFYVGTQRLWAHAGGGRGVSFRQVGGFWIGWMIAALAVTSPLHWLGERLFTAHMAEHELLMVIAAPLMAYARLNGPLLWSLPASFRPAAGRMLNALPVARAWGFVGHPVSATALHGLALWAWHAPPLYTWALTNPAVHRFQHISFFATSLLFWWVLLHGRGAGRSTRMRDGIAIGCLFITIVHSGVLGALLTISPRVWIPGQGALADEFGLSPLEDQQLAGILMWVPTGILYTGAALFFAHRWLTVNDNDAPLASIQSPG; encoded by the coding sequence ATGCCTGCGCTGAGACTTGCAGCACTGCTGCTAGTGCTGCTCGCGCAGCCGGCAGCCGCGCACGGGCTCTCAGACGTCGATGCGGGATCGCTCTGGAGCTACGATCCCTGGCTCATGGCCCCGCTCTATGCGGTCGGCATCGGCTTTTATGTCGGGACGCAGCGGCTGTGGGCACATGCGGGAGGCGGCCGCGGCGTCAGTTTCCGCCAGGTCGGCGGTTTCTGGATCGGCTGGATGATCGCAGCGCTCGCCGTGACATCGCCCCTACACTGGCTCGGCGAACGCCTGTTCACTGCGCATATGGCCGAGCACGAACTCCTCATGGTGATTGCCGCGCCGCTGATGGCCTACGCGCGCCTCAACGGTCCCTTGCTGTGGAGCCTGCCGGCATCGTTCCGCCCCGCAGCCGGGCGCATGCTGAATGCCCTGCCCGTGGCGCGCGCGTGGGGTTTTGTTGGTCATCCCGTGAGCGCAACGGCGCTGCATGGCCTGGCGCTCTGGGCCTGGCACGCCCCGCCGCTCTATACATGGGCGCTCACGAACCCTGCGGTCCATCGCTTTCAGCACATCAGTTTCTTCGCAACTTCCCTGTTGTTCTGGTGGGTCCTGCTGCACGGCCGCGGCGCGGGACGCAGCACCCGCATGCGCGACGGCATCGCCATCGGCTGCCTGTTCATCACGATCGTGCACTCAGGCGTGCTCGGCGCTCTGCTCACCATCTCGCCGCGAGTCTGGATCCCCGGCCAAGGCGCCCTCGCCGACGAATTCGGCCTTTCGCCGCTCGAAGACCAGCAGCTCGCCGGCATCTTGATGTGGGTGCCCACGGGCATCCTCTATACCGGCGCGGCGCTGTTCTTTGCGCATCGGTGGCTGACCGTCAATGACAACGACGCGCCGCTCGCTTCCATTCAAAGTCCGGGGTGA
- a CDS encoding PilZ domain-containing protein, protein MIERRKLERIEVDEVAYVFGDGASLRCRVVNMSDQGAAIELPSKRYMNSTFKLMLEKDRSIRSCRLIWSSGNLIGVAFEELW, encoded by the coding sequence ATGATCGAGCGTCGAAAGCTTGAGCGCATCGAGGTGGACGAGGTCGCCTATGTGTTCGGCGACGGCGCCAGTCTGCGTTGCCGCGTGGTCAACATGTCTGATCAAGGCGCAGCAATCGAACTTCCGTCGAAGCGATATATGAACTCCACATTCAAACTGATGCTTGAAAAAGATCGCAGCATTCGAAGTTGCCGATTGATCTGGTCGAGCGGCAATCTTATCGGCGTCGCGTTCGAGGAACTCTGGTAA